One genomic region from Miscanthus floridulus cultivar M001 unplaced genomic scaffold, ASM1932011v1 fs_543_1_2, whole genome shotgun sequence encodes:
- the LOC136532172 gene encoding urease accessory protein F-like isoform X2: MYSPILAQMVPQVLSFLKSCVLNIVPSTLLMLMESGSPVSKKSRLFHSEDCEMEEVPSNAAGVNPSLQWTQWQILDSILPTGGFAHSYGLEAAMQSRMVNNQEDLKSFVIQVLDNTGSLLLPFVYCASKSPDAAGWVKLDQLLEATLTNEVARKASTSQGSALLRVAASVFTEIQALQDLRRTFLGSKSVSFHHAPIFGLICGLVGFDSETAERAYMFVTMRDVFSAATRLNLIGPLAASVLQHQVAPDAERMMQKWRDRDVSEASQTAPLLDALQGCHAYMFSRLFCS; the protein is encoded by the exons ATGTACTCGCCAATTCTTGCTCAGATGGTTCCACAGGTTCTGTCTTTCTTGAAAAGTTGTG TACTGAATATTGTTCCATCCACTCTGTTGATGCTAATGGAGTCTGGTAGCCCAGTTTCGAAGAAATCACGATTGTTCCACTCAGAGGATTGTGAAATGGAGGAAGTGCCTTCCAATGCAGCGGGCGTGAATCCGAGTTTGCAATGGACCCAGTGGCAGATTCTGGACTCCATTCTCCCAACCGGTGGTTTCGCACATTCCTACGGCCTTGAAGCTGCTATGCAATCTCGTATGGTGAACAACCAGGAAGACTTGAAGTCATTTGTCATCCAGGTTCTGGACAACACTGGCAGCCTGTTGCTTCCATTCGTGTACTGTGCTAGCAAGTCCCCTGATGCAGCGGGATGGGTCAAGCTGGATCAGTTGCTGGAAGCTACATTGACGAACGAGGTTGCGAGGAAGGCATCCACATCTCAAGGCTCAGCTCTGCTGAGGGTGGCTGCGTCTGTCTTCACTGAGATTCAAGCGCTGCAGGATCTCCGGCGGACATTCCTTGGTTCTAAGAGCGTGTCATTTCACCACGCGCCTATATTTGGGTTGATATGTGGGCTAGTTGGATTTGACAGTGAAACAGCGGAGCGGGCTTACATGTTTGTGACAATGAGGGATGTGTTCTCTGCCGCGACTAGACTCAATTTGATCGGACCGCTGGCTGCTTCAGTGCTGCAGCACCAGGTTGCACCAGATGCCGAAAGGATGATGCAGAAATGGAGGGACCGTGATGTCTCTGAGGCATCACAGACTGCCCCACTGCTCGATGCGTTGCAGGGTTGCCATGCTTACATGTTCTCCAGGCTGTTTTGTTCATGA
- the LOC136532172 gene encoding urease accessory protein F-like isoform X1: protein MLMESGSPVSKKSRLFHSEDCEMEEVPSNAAGVNPSLQWTQWQILDSILPTGGFAHSYGLEAAMQSRMVNNQEDLKSFVIQVLDNTGSLLLPFVYCASKSPDAAGWVKLDQLLEATLTNEVARKASTSQGSALLRVAASVFTEIQALQDLRRTFLGSKSVSFHHAPIFGLICGLVGFDSETAERAYMFVTMRDVFSAATRLNLIGPLAASVLQHQVAPDAERMMQKWRDRDVSEASQTAPLLDALQGCHAYMFSRLFCS from the coding sequence ATGCTAATGGAGTCTGGTAGCCCAGTTTCGAAGAAATCACGATTGTTCCACTCAGAGGATTGTGAAATGGAGGAAGTGCCTTCCAATGCAGCGGGCGTGAATCCGAGTTTGCAATGGACCCAGTGGCAGATTCTGGACTCCATTCTCCCAACCGGTGGTTTCGCACATTCCTACGGCCTTGAAGCTGCTATGCAATCTCGTATGGTGAACAACCAGGAAGACTTGAAGTCATTTGTCATCCAGGTTCTGGACAACACTGGCAGCCTGTTGCTTCCATTCGTGTACTGTGCTAGCAAGTCCCCTGATGCAGCGGGATGGGTCAAGCTGGATCAGTTGCTGGAAGCTACATTGACGAACGAGGTTGCGAGGAAGGCATCCACATCTCAAGGCTCAGCTCTGCTGAGGGTGGCTGCGTCTGTCTTCACTGAGATTCAAGCGCTGCAGGATCTCCGGCGGACATTCCTTGGTTCTAAGAGCGTGTCATTTCACCACGCGCCTATATTTGGGTTGATATGTGGGCTAGTTGGATTTGACAGTGAAACAGCGGAGCGGGCTTACATGTTTGTGACAATGAGGGATGTGTTCTCTGCCGCGACTAGACTCAATTTGATCGGACCGCTGGCTGCTTCAGTGCTGCAGCACCAGGTTGCACCAGATGCCGAAAGGATGATGCAGAAATGGAGGGACCGTGATGTCTCTGAGGCATCACAGACTGCCCCACTGCTCGATGCGTTGCAGGGTTGCCATGCTTACATGTTCTCCAGGCTGTTTTGTTCATGA
- the LOC136532171 gene encoding 4-hydroxyphenylpyruvate dioxygenase-like: MPPTPTAAATGAVVAAASAEQAAFRLVGHRNFVRMNPRSDRFHTLAFHHVELWCADAASAAGRFSFGLGAPLAARSDLSTGNTAHASLLLGSGALAFLFTAPYAHGADAATASLPSFSADDARTFAADHGLAVRAVALRVADAEDAFRASVAAGARPAFEPVELGLGFRLAEVVLYGDVVLRYVSYPDDADAPFLPGFEGVSSPGAVDYGLRRFDHIVGNVPELAAAAAYFAGFTGFHEFAEFTAEDVGTTESGLNSMVLANNAENVLLPLNEPVHGTKRRSQIQTYLDHHGGPGVQHMALASDDVLRTLREMQARSAMGGFEFMAPPPPDYYDGVRRRAGDVLTEAQIKECQELGVLVDRDDQGVLLQIFTKPVGDRPTLFLEIIQRIGCMEKDEKGQEYQKGGCGGFGKGNFSQLFKSIEDYEKSLEAKQAAV, encoded by the exons ATGCCCCcgacccccaccgccgccgcaacCGGCGCCGTCGTGGCGGCGGCATCAGCGGAGCAGGCGGCGTTCCGCCTCGTCGGCCACCGCAACTTCGTCCGCATGAACCCGCGCTCCGACCGCTTCCACACGCTCGCGTTCCACCACGTCGAGCTCTGGTGCGCCGACGCGGCCTCGGCCGCGGGCCGCTTCTCCTTCGGGCTCGGCGCGCCGCTCGCCGCGCGGTCCGACCTCTCCACGGGGAACACCGCGCACGCGTCCCTGCTGCTCGGCTCGGGCGCCCTCGCGTTCCTCTTCACGGCGCCCTACGCGCACGGCGCCGACGCCGCCACCGCCTCGCTGCCCTCCTTCTCCGCCGACGACGCGCGGACCTTCGCGGCCGACCACGGCCTCGCGGTGCGCGCGGTCGCGCTCCGCGTCGCCGACGCTGAGGACGCCTTCCGCGCCAGCGTCGCGGCCGGCGCGCGCCCGGCGTTCGAGCCCGTCGAGCTCGGCCTCGGCTTCCGCCTCGCCGAGGTCGTGCTCTACGGCGACGTCGTGCTCCGGTACGTGAGCTACCCGGACGACGCGGACGCGCCCTTCCTGCCGGGGTTCGAGGGCGTGAGCAGCCCCGGGGCGGTGGACTACGGGCTGAGGAGGTTCGACCACATCGTCGGCAACGTGCCggagctggcggcggcggccgcctacTTCGCTGGCTTCACGGGGTTCCACGAGTTCGCCGAGTTCACGGCGGAGGACGTGGGCACCACGGAGAGCGGGCTCAACTCGATGGTGCTCGCCAACAACGCCGAGAACGTGCTGCTCCCACTCAACGAGCCGGTGCACGGCACCAAGCGCCGCAGCCAGATACAGACGTACTTGGACCACCACGGCGGCCCCGGTGTGCAGCACATGGCGCTGGCCAGCGACGACGTGCTCAGGACGCTCAGGGAGATGCAGGCGCGCTCGGCCATGGGCGGCTTCGAGTTCATGGCGCCTCCGCCGCCCGACTACTATGACGGCGTGAGGCGGCGCGCCGGGGACGTGCTCACGGAGGCGCAGATTAAGGAGTGCCAGGAACTAGGGGTGCTGGTGGACAGGGATGACCAGGGCGTGCTGCTCCAAATCTTCACCAAGCCAGTGGGGGACAG GCCAACGTTGTTCTTGGAGATCATTCAAAGGATCGGGTGCATGGAGAAGGATGAGAAGGGGcaagaataccagaagggtgGCTGTGGCGGGtttggcaagggaaacttctcccaGCTGTTCAAATCCATTGAGGATTATGAGAAGTCCCTTGAAGCTAAGCAAGCTGCGGTATGA